AGACGACATTTTCGGTACGCCGCGTCTGCGCCCCAACATTGTATTGGCTGAGAATACGCCCGGTCGTCAGCAGCAGCGGGAAGCGCGGGCCGGTGCGCTCGTCAGTCGGGACATATTCGGTGCGGATGAACTTGCCCTTGCCGCGCACGAAGCCATCGACATGCATGATCGGCGAGCCGAGCGGCGTCTTCTCATTGCAGGGCCACTGCACCGAACCCATCTTTTCCAGATAGTCGTAGGAGACGAGCGCGAAGCTCGGCGTCGTGGCGGCGATCTCGTCCATGATTTCAGACGGATGCGTGTAATTCCAGCCAAGGCCCATGGCCTGTGCCATCTTCTGCGTCACTTCCCAGTCGGCATAGCCATTGCGCGGGGTCATGACCTTGCGCACGCGGTTGATGCGGCGCTCGGCATTGGTGAAGGTACCGTCCTTTTCAAGGAAGGTCGAGCCGGGCAGGAAGACGTGAGCATAGTTGGCCGTCTCGTTCAGGAAGAGATCGTGGACGACGACGCATTCCATCGCGGCAAGGCCGGCTGCGACATGTTTGGTATCCGGGTCGGACTGGAGAATGTCCTCACCCTGAATGTAGATGCCCTTGAACGTGCCTTCGACAGCAGCATCCAGCATGTTTGGAATACGCAGGCCCGGCTCGTTGTTGAGCTTCACGCCCCAGAGCTTTTCGAAGATATCGCGGGTCGCATCGTCGGAGATGTGGCGATAGCCCGGCAGCTCGTGCGGGAAGGAGCCCATGTCACAGGAGCCCTGCACATTGTTCTGTCCGCGCAGCGGGTTCACGCCGACACCCGGACGGCCGATATTGCCCGTCACCATGGCAAGATTGGCAATCGCCATGACCGTGGTCGAACCCTGGCTGTGCTCGGTGACGCCGAGGCCATAATAGATCGCGCCGTTACCGCCCTTCGCAAAGAGACGAGCGGCTCCGCGTACGAGTTCGGAAGAAACGCCGGTGTATTTTTCCGTTTCCTCCGGGCTGTGCTGCGGCTCGGAAACGAAGGCGGCCCAATCCTCGAATTCGGACCAGTCGCAGCGTTGCCGGATGAATTTCTCGTCGAACAGGCCTTCGGTGACGATCACATGGGCGAGCGCGGTCAGCATGGCGACATTGGTGCCCGGCTTCAGCGGCAGGTGATAGCTGGCTTCGACATGCGGTGTGCGCACCAGATCGATGCGGCGCGGATCGATGACGATCAGCTTGGCCCCCTGGCGCAGCCGCTTCTTCAGGCGCGAGCCGAAGACCGGATGACCATCCGTCGGATTGGCGCCGATGACGATGACGACATCGGAATGCTCGACGCTGTCGAAATTCTGCGTGCCGGCCGAGGTTCCGAACGCCTGGCCGAGGCCGTAACCTGTGGGAGAATGGCAGACGCGGGCGCAGGTATCGACATTATTGTTGCCGAAGCCGGCGCGCACCAGCTTCTGCACCAGAAAAGTCTCTTCATTGGTGCAGCGCGAAGAGGTGATGCCGCCGACGGAATCGCGGCCATACTGATATTGCAGCCGCTTGAACTCGGTGGCGATATGGGCAAAGGCCTCGTCCCAGGTCACTTCGCGCCAGGGATCGGTCACCTTCTCGCGGATCATCGGGTTGAGGATGCGGTCCTTGTGGGTCGAATAGCCATAGGCGAAGCGGCCCTTGACGCAGGAATGGCCGCGATTGGCCTGGCCGTCCTTCCAGGGCACCATGCGCACCAGCTCCTCGCCGCGCATTTCCGCCTTGAAGGAACAGCCGACGCCGCAATAGGCGCAGGTGGTGACGACCGAATGCTCCGGCTGGCCGATCGAAATGACCGATTTTTCGGTCAGTGTCGCGGTCGGGCAGGCCTGCACGCAGGCGCCGCAGGAAACGCACTCGCTGTCGATGAAACTCTCATGCATGCCGGGCGAGACGCGCGAGCCGAAGCCGCGGCCCTCGATCGTCAGCGCAAACGTGCCCTGCACTTCCTCGCAGGCCCGCACGCAGCGCGAGCAGACGATGCACTTCGAGGGATCATAGGTGAAATAGGGATTGGACTCGTCCTTCGGCATCCATTTCAGATTGATGTCGCCGTTGTTGCGCGCCTTGACGTGGTTGTCGCCCTCGTAGCCGTAGCGCACATCGCGCAGGCCGACGGCGCCCGCCATATCCTGCAATTCGCAATCGCCATTGGCGGCGCAGGTCAGACAGTCGAGCGGATGGTCGGAAATATAGAGCTCCATCACGCCGCGGCGGATATCCTTCAGCCGGCCGGTCTGCGTGTGAACGACGAGGCCGGGTGCGACAGGCGTCGTGCACGAGGCCGGCGTGCCGTTGCGGCCTTCGATCTCGACGAGACAGAGGCGGCAGGAGCCGAAGGCATCGACCATGTCGGTGGCGCAGAGTTTCGGCACCTGAATGCCTGCTTCCATCGAAGCGCGCATGATCGACGTGCCCTCGGGCACCGTGATCTGGCGCCCATCAATGGTCAGCGTCACCATGGTTTCGGAGGTGGAGGCCGGCGTGCCGTAATCGATTTCTGGAACGAGGGACATGGGTCTTACTCCGCCGCTTCAATCAAGGGAGCCGGAGAAAAATCCTCCGGGAAATGGGTCATCGCGCTCATGACGGGATAGGGCGTGAAGCCGCCGAGTGCACAGAGCGAACCGAACTTCATCGTGTTGCAGAGATCGGCGAGCAGAACCCGGTTCTTCTCCGGCTCGATCCCTCGCGCGATCTTGTCGGCCGTCTCGACGCCGCGCGTCGAGCCGATGCGGCAGGGCGTGCACTTGCCGCAGCTTTCGACTGCGCAGAATTCCATCGCGAAACGCGCCTGCTTCAGCATGTCGGCGGTATCGTCGAAGACGACGATGCCGGCATGGCCGATAAGGCCGTCCTTGGCCGCAAACGCTTCATAGTCGAATGGCGTGTCGAAGAGGGCGCGCGGGAAATAGGCGCCAAGCGGCCCACCCACCTGCACGGCCTTCACCGGTCGGCCTGTCGCCGTGCCACCGCCGATGCGGTCGACGATGTCGCCGAGCGAAAGGCCGAAGGCCGTCTCGTAAAGGCCGCCATATTTGACGTTGCCGGCGATCTGCAGCGGGATCGTGCCGCGCGACCGACCCATGCCGAAATCGCGATAAAAGGCAGCACCCTTGTCCAGGATGACGGGGACAGAGGCGAGCGAGATCACATTGTTGATGACGGTGGGGCAGTTGAAGAGGCCCTTATGCGCCGGCAACGGCGGCTTGGCGCGCACGATGCCGCGCTTGCCCTCGAGGCTGTTCAAGAGTGCCGTTTCCTCGCCGCAGACATAGGCGCCGGCGCCGGTGCGGATTTCCATGTCGAAGGCTTTGCCCGAGCCGAGCACGGATGCGCCGAGAATACCGGCCTTGCGCGCGATTTCGACCGCCTCCGTCATCGCGGCGATCGCATGCGGATATTCCGAGCGCGTATAGACGAAGCCCTTGGTCGCGCCCGTCGCGAGGCCTGCGATCGTCATGCCCTCGATCAGCACGAAGGGGTCGCCCTCCATGATCATCCGGTCGGCGAAAGTGCCGCTATCGCCCTCGTCCGCGTTGCATACGATGTATTTACGGTCACCCGGCGCATCGAGCACCGTCTTCCATTTGATGCCGGTTGGGAAGCCCGCACCGCCACGGCCGCGCAGGCCGGAATCGGTGACGTCCTTGACGATATCGCCAGCAGCCATGCCGATGGCGCGACGCAGACCTTTCAGGCCGCCATGAGCCTCATAATCCTGCAACGAAAGCGGGTCGGTGATGCCGCAGCGGGCAAAGGTCAGGCGGGTCTGTTCTTTGAGGAATGGGAGGCTTTCGACCTCCCCAAGACAGAGCGGATGCTCGCCGCCTCCGGCGAGCCCGGCATCGAATAATGCGGGAACGTCCTTCGCCTTCACCGGTCCATAGCCGATGCGCTTGCCGCCAATCTCGACTTCGACCAGAGGTTCGAGCCAGAACATGCCGCGTGAGCCGTTGCGCACGATGCTCGCATCGAGCCCGCGTTTGGCGATTTCCTGCGCGACCGATCTCGCCACTTTCTCCGCGCCAAGCGAAAGCGCGGCGGCATCGCGAGGGATATAGATGGTGAGCGTCATTGGCGCGCCTCCTTTACGAGGTCGTCGACGCTTTCATCGTCGAGCCGGCCATAGAGCTCGCTGTCGAGCATCGCAGCCGGAGCGCAGGCGCAAAGCCCAAGACAATAGACCGGCTCCAGCGTCACACTGCCATCGAGCGTGGTCTGATGGAAATCGATGCCCAAGAGCCGCTTGATACGCTCCGCCAGCGCATCGCTGCCCATCGACTGACAGGCTTCGGCGCGACAGAGCTTCAGGACATGGCGACCTGCCGAATGATCCCGATAGTCGTGATAGAAGGTCATGACGCCGTGCACTTCGGCGCGCGAGAGGTTCAACGCCTTGGCAATCAGCGGCAGCGCATCCTGCGGCACATAGCCGAACTCTTCCTGAATCCCGTGCAAGATCGGCAAAAGCGGCCCCTCCATCGATTTCATGTTGTCGATGATGGTGCCGGCGCGGGTTGCGACATCGCCCGCAGCCTGATTCAAACTCATTAGCAGCCTCCCGCGCATAGCTCCGAAGATCGAAAGCAAATCTTTCGGAAAAGGCCCATGCGGCATTTCCTCCTAGCGCGCGATCGACACGCCACAGCGTTAAGGTCGCAGGGAGAAGGCTGAGGATCAATAAGGCAGTCTCGTTGCTCGATAGAAAATCTCTATCGACTTTTATCCTCTTCCGCGAGCAATCTTGCCTCGTGCAACAAAGCAGAGACGAGGGGCGTGAAGGGTTCGCGGTGGGTGGCGACCAGGCCGACCAGATGCTCGGCGTCAGGCTCCGTGATTGGGATCTTATGAATATCGGCCGGAAAACCGAAGGAATCAGCAATATTCTTCGGCATAATGCTCGCCCACCGACCGGTCTGCACATGCGAAAACAGCACGATCATCGAATTGGATTCCAGCGTCGGCTTGGCCGTTGCACCTGCCTCGGCAAGATGCCGATTGATGATGCGGCGATTCTGCATGTCGGCAGTCAATAGACAAAGCCGAAGATCGCCGACTTCCTTCCAGGTGACGGTCTTGCGCTCGGAAAACGGGCTGCCCGCCGCGGTAATCAGGTGATAGCGCTCGGCATAAAGGGGCACGCTGGTAACCCGGCCGAGCGGCTCGTTTTCCAGATAGGTAATGCCGGCATCGATCTCGAGGTTTTCCAGCAGGCTCAGAACCTGCAGCGAATTGCGGGATAGAATGGAGAAGGTGACGTCCGGGTGTCTCTCCTGGAAAGGCGTGGTGATTTTCTGCACCATGGCAAGCGCTGTCGGAATAGCGGCGATCCGGATATGGCCGGCAAGCCCCTTGCGCGCCGCGCGCATCTCCTCGCGCATGGTGCGGCTGTCGCCAACGATGCGGCGGGCCCATTCCAGGACACGCTGCCCCTCGGGCGTCAGTCCCTGAAAGCGCGAACCACGGCTGACAAGCATCACGCCCAGCTGATCCTCCAGCTGGCGGATGGCCGCAGACAGGGTGGGCTGCGTCACCCCACATTCTTCCGCGGCGCGGCCAAAATGCTTCTGATTCGCCAGCGCAATGAAGAATTCCAGCTTGTCGATCATCCCGCTCTCCCGCGACGAAAGAGTTAGACCGGCAGCATGGCGAGCGCAACATGCAAGACGGCTTCAGAGATCAGCGATCGGTCTGACAGAAAGCCTTCTGCAGCGAATCAACGACGGCGCAGATTTCCGACCGCGCAACGGCATAGTGGATGAGACGTCCTTCGCGGCGCGTGTCGACCAGCTTGTCCAGGCGAAGGCGCGCCAAATGCTGCGATACGACGGCTTGCGGCAGATCAAGAAGAGCCTCGAGCTCCATCACCGTTTTCTCGTTCTTGGCCAACATGAAGAGAATCGCCAGGCGCGTCTCATGCGATAGTGCTTTCAGCAGGGCGCTCGACTTTCGCGCCCTGTCAGTCATTTCCTCAACATCACGTTCCGCTGCACCGCCCTGCGGTAGAGACGACGACATATGACAGCCTCTAGTAAGAAATCCCCCAGAGGTATGCTTATAATATTATCAAATCAGAAGCTGATTCAAAAAGACACGGAAAACCAAAAAAGGTCCGTTTTATCAGCAGATAAGCTGCCCGCCATTGATCTCGAGCACCTGCCCGGTGATGTAGCCGGAAAGCAGGGGAGACGCGAGGAAGAGATAAGCGGGCGCGCAATCTTCGGGAGTACCCAGCCGCTGAAGCGGGATCGATTTGCGCGTCAGCTCAAGCTTCTCCCTCGAGGAATAGCGCTCATGAAAATCGGTTGCTATCGTACCGGGCGAGACGCAGTTGACCCGGATGCCATCAGGCGCCAGCTCGCGCGCCAATGCTTTCGAATAGGTCGCGACAAAGGCCTTCGATGCGGAATAGATCGCCGATCCTGGGCTGCCGCCGGTTAGTGCCGAAATCGAAACCGTATTGACGATTGCAGCCTGTCCGGCAGCCCGCAGCAGCGGCAACAATCCTCTCGTCACCTCCATGACGGAAGTCTGATTGAGATGAACGATCTGCTCGTATTGTTCGTCCGTCAGTTCGCCGGCAGGAAATCGCCCGACCATGGTGCCGGCATTGTTGACGAGCACGTCGATGCGGTCGAAACGCTCGCCGGCAGCGCTGACGAAATCGCGCGTGCCATTGCGGGCGGCGAAATCGCCGGCAATGAGAAAGGCGCGGCGCTCGGCTTCCGCTTCCATCAGAAAATCAGGCAAATCGCGACCTCCATCGCGGCCGACATGAACAAGGACATGGGCGCCGCAATCGAGAAACTGGCGCGCGACCTCCAGCCCGATGCCACGGCCGGAGCCGGTGACCACGACGTTGCGATTTTCGAATAGCTTCGGATGAAACACGATGACCTCCCCAACCGCACTATTCGCGCGCCGGTAATTGCGGAATTTTCACTTTATCATATGATGACGAAAAAACGAAAGAAAGGGAGCGAAAACCATGTTCCTGTCCGGGCGTCAGACAGAGATCCTCGAAATCGCCAAGGCGGAGGGCCGCGTGCTGGTGGAAGAGCTGGCAATGCGCTTCTCGGTCACGCCGCAGACCATCCGCAAGGACCTGAACGACCTCTGCGACGGGCGCGTACTCTCGCGCGTGCATGGCGGCGCGATTTTTCCCGGCGGAACCGAGAATGTGAAATATGAGGCAAGACGTTCCATCGCCGCGCCCGAAAAGCATGCGATCGGCCGTGCTGCGGCAAGCCTGATCCCCAACAACAGCTCGCTTTTCATCAATATCGGCACGACGACGGAAGCAGTCGGAGAGGCACTCCTTGGCCATCACGAACTAATGGTCATCACCAATAATATCAACGTTGCCAATAAGTTACGCATCTTCCCATCCATCGAAGTCGTGATTTCCGGCGGCGTCGTGCGCGGCTCGGATGGCGGCATCGTCGGTGAAGCCGCCGTCGATTTCATCAAGCAGTTCAAGGTTGATTATGCCGTCATCGGCGCCTCCGCCATCGACCCTGACGGCGCGCTTCTGGATTTCGACTTTCGCGAAGTGAAAGTGGCTCAGGCCATCATCGCCAATGCGCGGCATGTCATTCTCGTCGCCGACAGCACCAAGTTCGAACGAACCGCTCCCGTTCGCATCGGCCATCTATCGCAGGTTCATACCTTCGTAACAGACGAGTGCAGCATCGAATCCGTGCGCTCCATCGCCGCGGAACATGACGTGCATCTCGTGGAAACCTCTCGCAGATCAGCCTGATCGGCGCGCTTTCCGTCAAGAAACGTTCGTTTGACATTCGTATCTGTTTCGCTTTAGATGGATTAGTTTCGATTTCCATCTTCAGGGGATGGCTGACCTTTGCGGAGGGGCGGGTGAGCGAGCAGATCTACGATATTTTCGTTATCGGCGGCGGCATCAATGGCTGCGGCATTGCCCGCGATGCCGTTGGGCGCGG
The Rhizobium sp. 11515TR DNA segment above includes these coding regions:
- a CDS encoding DeoR/GlpR family DNA-binding transcription regulator codes for the protein MFLSGRQTEILEIAKAEGRVLVEELAMRFSVTPQTIRKDLNDLCDGRVLSRVHGGAIFPGGTENVKYEARRSIAAPEKHAIGRAAASLIPNNSSLFINIGTTTEAVGEALLGHHELMVITNNINVANKLRIFPSIEVVISGGVVRGSDGGIVGEAAVDFIKQFKVDYAVIGASAIDPDGALLDFDFREVKVAQAIIANARHVILVADSTKFERTAPVRIGHLSQVHTFVTDECSIESVRSIAAEHDVHLVETSRRSA
- the fdhF gene encoding formate dehydrogenase subunit alpha, yielding MSLVPEIDYGTPASTSETMVTLTIDGRQITVPEGTSIMRASMEAGIQVPKLCATDMVDAFGSCRLCLVEIEGRNGTPASCTTPVAPGLVVHTQTGRLKDIRRGVMELYISDHPLDCLTCAANGDCELQDMAGAVGLRDVRYGYEGDNHVKARNNGDINLKWMPKDESNPYFTYDPSKCIVCSRCVRACEEVQGTFALTIEGRGFGSRVSPGMHESFIDSECVSCGACVQACPTATLTEKSVISIGQPEHSVVTTCAYCGVGCSFKAEMRGEELVRMVPWKDGQANRGHSCVKGRFAYGYSTHKDRILNPMIREKVTDPWREVTWDEAFAHIATEFKRLQYQYGRDSVGGITSSRCTNEETFLVQKLVRAGFGNNNVDTCARVCHSPTGYGLGQAFGTSAGTQNFDSVEHSDVVIVIGANPTDGHPVFGSRLKKRLRQGAKLIVIDPRRIDLVRTPHVEASYHLPLKPGTNVAMLTALAHVIVTEGLFDEKFIRQRCDWSEFEDWAAFVSEPQHSPEETEKYTGVSSELVRGAARLFAKGGNGAIYYGLGVTEHSQGSTTVMAIANLAMVTGNIGRPGVGVNPLRGQNNVQGSCDMGSFPHELPGYRHISDDATRDIFEKLWGVKLNNEPGLRIPNMLDAAVEGTFKGIYIQGEDILQSDPDTKHVAAGLAAMECVVVHDLFLNETANYAHVFLPGSTFLEKDGTFTNAERRINRVRKVMTPRNGYADWEVTQKMAQAMGLGWNYTHPSEIMDEIAATTPSFALVSYDYLEKMGSVQWPCNEKTPLGSPIMHVDGFVRGKGKFIRTEYVPTDERTGPRFPLLLTTGRILSQYNVGAQTRRTENVVWHAEDRLEIHPHDAEQRGIREGDWIRLSSRSGDTTLRALITDRVAPGVVYTTFHHPDTQANVITTDYTDWATNCPEYKVTAVQVSPSNGPSQWQVEYDEQARQSRRIVGKMEAAE
- a CDS encoding formate dehydrogenase subunit gamma, with the protein product MSLNQAAGDVATRAGTIIDNMKSMEGPLLPILHGIQEEFGYVPQDALPLIAKALNLSRAEVHGVMTFYHDYRDHSAGRHVLKLCRAEACQSMGSDALAERIKRLLGIDFHQTTLDGSVTLEPVYCLGLCACAPAAMLDSELYGRLDDESVDDLVKEARQ
- a CDS encoding SDR family NAD(P)-dependent oxidoreductase is translated as MFHPKLFENRNVVVTGSGRGIGLEVARQFLDCGAHVLVHVGRDGGRDLPDFLMEAEAERRAFLIAGDFAARNGTRDFVSAAGERFDRIDVLVNNAGTMVGRFPAGELTDEQYEQIVHLNQTSVMEVTRGLLPLLRAAGQAAIVNTVSISALTGGSPGSAIYSASKAFVATYSKALARELAPDGIRVNCVSPGTIATDFHERYSSREKLELTRKSIPLQRLGTPEDCAPAYLFLASPLLSGYITGQVLEINGGQLIC
- a CDS encoding LysR family transcriptional regulator, with translation MIDKLEFFIALANQKHFGRAAEECGVTQPTLSAAIRQLEDQLGVMLVSRGSRFQGLTPEGQRVLEWARRIVGDSRTMREEMRAARKGLAGHIRIAAIPTALAMVQKITTPFQERHPDVTFSILSRNSLQVLSLLENLEIDAGITYLENEPLGRVTSVPLYAERYHLITAAGSPFSERKTVTWKEVGDLRLCLLTADMQNRRIINRHLAEAGATAKPTLESNSMIVLFSHVQTGRWASIMPKNIADSFGFPADIHKIPITEPDAEHLVGLVATHREPFTPLVSALLHEARLLAEEDKSR
- a CDS encoding formate dehydrogenase beta subunit, whose translation is MTLTIYIPRDAAALSLGAEKVARSVAQEIAKRGLDASIVRNGSRGMFWLEPLVEVEIGGKRIGYGPVKAKDVPALFDAGLAGGGEHPLCLGEVESLPFLKEQTRLTFARCGITDPLSLQDYEAHGGLKGLRRAIGMAAGDIVKDVTDSGLRGRGGAGFPTGIKWKTVLDAPGDRKYIVCNADEGDSGTFADRMIMEGDPFVLIEGMTIAGLATGATKGFVYTRSEYPHAIAAMTEAVEIARKAGILGASVLGSGKAFDMEIRTGAGAYVCGEETALLNSLEGKRGIVRAKPPLPAHKGLFNCPTVINNVISLASVPVILDKGAAFYRDFGMGRSRGTIPLQIAGNVKYGGLYETAFGLSLGDIVDRIGGGTATGRPVKAVQVGGPLGAYFPRALFDTPFDYEAFAAKDGLIGHAGIVVFDDTADMLKQARFAMEFCAVESCGKCTPCRIGSTRGVETADKIARGIEPEKNRVLLADLCNTMKFGSLCALGGFTPYPVMSAMTHFPEDFSPAPLIEAAE
- a CDS encoding ArsR/SmtB family transcription factor, with product MSSSLPQGGAAERDVEEMTDRARKSSALLKALSHETRLAILFMLAKNEKTVMELEALLDLPQAVVSQHLARLRLDKLVDTRREGRLIHYAVARSEICAVVDSLQKAFCQTDR